The following proteins come from a genomic window of Montipora foliosa isolate CH-2021 chromosome 2, ASM3666993v2, whole genome shotgun sequence:
- the LOC137990040 gene encoding uncharacterized protein yields the protein MFCHSCGGWRSQNHKFCPKCGVSLSSSSTSQVSSFKKFLSEKSKERQTSFKSKAKSKKMDEFVTITIGIGSASSGVFKPVRGKSLPLKVNKRASAQTVLDEALKKRRSYDRTFRNDKSYKLCFPDGSEVTTLPGTKEAFTLEKYKEDLGKSYARIALFLCPLKEASDSESEQTCWPWLDLEFESDEWLDDVDIADRFAVEISEHSSATTSTTTVCAAASRSLTSTNSNGAVACSFSGSTPVNASQSTAAITTAASTPDVTLNANQDAGQAATSDTNEVFTSVDVSECASSSECPLSGGAIQLNDENVQSQPPLDFDHGTAPIAVKDVLVHRFQVLKDLIEEFKALDIPTHHYHLNLVIVNERGEIEDGRGLGVVREVITLFWHQFFRSLSIGATEKVPSVRHDYQLEEWEAVGKVLVYGYCEIMYFPVTLSGVFMGSCLFEESTISDSFLLEAFLSYIGKDEAETLRKCTEGELDANDDEVLEVLSSYKCYKNPTKENVKLIITQLAHQELVQKPKYISNCWKPIISSLKSFPQFKTLDCMKEVYETKKPTTRKVVKLLSASPQNEAERTSFDHLKRYIKSLGEVALKAFLQFTTGSDVIAVTEITVAFNSLDGAHRSPIARTCGPVLEVPTTYQSYNELSEEFENLISNKEAWGFTMV from the exons ATGTTTTGCCACAGTTGCGGTGGGTGGAGAAGTCAAAATCATAAGTTTTGCCCGAAGTGCGGGGTTAGTTTATCGTCATCTTCGACTAGTCAAGTCtctagttttaaaaaatttctaAGCGAAAAGTCGAAAGAAAGGCAAACCTCGTTCAAGTCCAAGGCCAAGTCCAAGAAgatggacgaatttgtaactATTACAATCGGGATTGGTTCTGCATCGAGCGGCGTTTTCAAGCCTGTGAGGGGCAAGTCCCTTCCCTTAAAAGTCAATAAACGTGCCTCAGCCCAGACAGTACTGGATGAAGCCTTGAAGAAACGACGTTCTTATGATCGAACTTTCAGAAATGACAAGAGTTATAAACTGTGTTTTCCTGATGGAAGCGAAGTTACCACTCTTCCCGGAACAAAAGAGGCATTTACACTGGAAAAATATAAAGAAGACCTAGGGAAGAGTTATGCACGGATTGCTTTGTTCTTATGCCCACTAAAAGAAGCTTCGGATTCTGAATCCGAACAGACTTGCTGGCCGTGGTTGGACCTGGAATTTGAAAGCGATGAATGGTTAGATGACGTAGACATCGCTGACAGATTCGCAGTTGAAATTTCTGAGCATTCGTCTGCCACAACGTCTACCACCACAGTTTGTGCCGCAGCCAGTCGATCTTTGACTTCTACCAATTCTAATGGAGCAGTCGCGTGCAGTTTTTCTG GTTCTACCCCTGTGAATGCAAGTCAAAGTACTGCAGCAATTACCACAGCTGCTAGTACTCCTGATGTTACATTAAATGCCAACCAAGATGCTGGTCAAGCTGCAACATCAGATACCAATGAAGTTTTTACCTCTGTTGATGTCAGTGAATGTGCCTCATCTAGTGAGTGCCCTTTATCTGGTGGTGCCATTCAGCTTAATGATGAAAATGTGCAGAGTCAGCCCCCTTTGGACTTTGATCATG gTACTGCACCGATAGCAGTAAAGGATGTGCTTGTACATAGATTCCAAGTTCTCAAAGACTTGATAGAGGAATTCAAAGCCTTGGACATCCCTACACATCATTATCATCTAAATCTAGTTATAGTTAATGAGCGTGGGGAGATTGAAGATGGCAGAGGTCTTGGTGTTGTGCGAGAAGTAATCacattgttttggcaccaattCTTTAGGTCTCTGTCAATTGGTGCAACAGAAAAAGTTCCCTCAGTAAGACATGACTACCAACTTGAAGAATGGGAGGCAGTAGGGAAAGTATTGGTGTATGGATATTGTGAAATTATGTATTTTCCTGTTACTCTTTCGGGTGTTTTCATGGGGAGCTGTTTGTTTGAGGAAAGCACtatttctgacagctttctTCTTGAAGCATTTTTATCATACATAGGCAAAGATGAAGCAGAAACATTAAGAAAGTGCACTGAGGGTGAGTTAGACGCTAATGATGATGAGGTACTTGAAGTATTGAGTAGCTATAAATGCTACAAAAATCCGACAAAGGAGAATGTGAAACTTATTATCACCCAACTAGCTCATCAAGAACTAGTTCAGAAGCCTAAGTATATTTCAAATTGCTGGAAACCAATTATTTCTTCTCTTAAGAGTTTTCCACAGTTTAAAACACTAGATTGTATGAAGGAAGTGTATGAGACGAAGAAGCCTACAACAAGAAAGGTTGTAAAGTTATTGTCTGCAAGCCCTCAGAATGAAGCAGAACGAACCAGTTTTGATCACTTAAAGCGCTACATTAAGTCTCTTGGTGAGGTTGCTTTAaaagcatttcttcagtttACAACAGGTAGTGATGTAATTGCAGTAACAGAAATAACTGTTGCAtttaattcacttgatggggcACATCGCAGCCCCATAGCACGCACTTGTGGGCCTGTTTTAGAAGTGCCCACAACTTATCAGTCTTATAATGAACTGTCAGAggaatttgaaaatttaatttcaaataaagaGGCATGGGGCTTCACAATGGTTTGA
- the LOC137991259 gene encoding uncharacterized protein, with protein MQECSPSSTPTSAVRGKEKPSKEEQGTKATNEVRKSAGTSPSQKGGSEKAPCTEGQHERRKLEYYFKRGSLGSALAEALKSSFEGLRDSMNSGFTGLGDLIASHSVDEEPDDGNDDGDSNGSKDDDESLIDGCQRYIRGEEKERLNSNPNQVSLSTEKFAGRLRHFLPAWSSITTDQNILDIVQHFHLEIGNPNQSRPRPEIQFDSNEKDIIDSEITHLLKLGVIEPAVHSPNEYISTIFVRKKKSGKYRMILNLNELNKHIEKHHFKMDTLWSAVRLMTPNCFMASIDLKDAYYVVPIAEEHRKYMRFYWQGNLYQYMCMPNGLSSAPTCFTKLLKPVYSTIRQHGHLNVGYIDDSYLQDKDFNPISHGNPVLELRTDASKKGWGVYLDGDTTQGLRSVPESQLHINELELKAVHFALQAFGDRLKNKHVKLLCDNSTTVAYINAIGGTKSPRCNQIKYDVWDSCVHNNTWLTATHIVGVENTEADKESRFFNDRTEWTLKREIFAQITTHWGTPEIDLFATRLNTQLPKFVSWKPDPASCFEDAFTISWKSLYFYAFPPFCQIHRCLQKILEEQVPQES; from the exons ATGCAGGAATGCAGTCCATCTTCAACCCCCACTTCAGCGGTTAGGGGTAAGGAAAAACCCTCTAAGGAGGAACAGGGCACGAAAGCCACGAATGAGGTGCGAAAATCGGCTGGAACTTCACCTTCACAAAAAGGCGGGTCGGAAAAAGCCCCCTGCACCGAAGGACAACACGAGCGAAGGAAGCTCGAATATTACTTTAAACGCGGCAGCCTTGGCTCCGCTCTGGCTGAAGCCCTCAAGAGTTCATTTGAAGGCCTAAGGGATTCAATGAACTCCGGTTTCACTGGCCTGGGCGACTTGATTGCCTCGCACTCTGTCGACGAAGAACCGGACGATGGCAATGATGACGGTGATTCGAACGGGTCTAAGGACGACGACGAATCACTTATCGACG GCTGTCAAAGATATATCAGAGGGGAAGAAAAAGAGCGACTGAACTCGAATCCTAATCAGGTCAGTCTAAGCACAGAAAAATTTGCTGGTAGGCTAAGGCATTTTTTACCAGCTTGGTCGAGTATCACAACAGACCAAAATATTCTGGACATTGTACAGCATTTCCATTTGGAGATTGGAAATCCAAATCAGTCTAGGCCAAGGCCTGAAATTCAGTTTGACTCCAATGAAAAAGACATTATTGACTCAGAAATTACTCACCTGCTTAAACTGGGTGTTATTGAACCTGCTGTACACTCTCCAAATGAATACATCTCCACGATTTTTGTGCGGAAAAAGAAAAGTGGCAAATATCGCATGATTTTGAACCTAAACGAACTCAATAAGCACATTGAGAAacaccatttcaaaatggacacCCTTTGGTCTGCTGTGCGACTCATGACCCCAAATTGTTTTATGGCCTCAATCGATTTGAAGGATGCCTATTATGTAGTTCCCATTGCTGAGGAACACCGCAAATACATGAGATTCTATTGGCAGGGCAACCTATACCAATACATGTGCATGCCAAATGGGCTTTCATCTGCCCCTACGTGTTTTACTAAGTTGCTAAAACCAGTTTACTCCACAATAAGACAGCACGGTCACCTCAATGTTGGATACATTGATGACTCGTACCTTCAAG ATAAGGATTTTAATCCAATTTCACACGGAAATCCGGTCCTTGAACTTAGAACTGATGCTTCAAAAAAGGGGTGGGGCGTGTATTTGGATGGTGACACTACTCAAGGCTTACGGTCCGTTCCGGAAAGCCAGTTACACATAAATGAGCTAGAACTAAAGGCTGTTCATTTTGCTCTGCAGGCGTTTGGTGACAGGCTAAAGAATAAACATGTCAAACTACTTTGTGACAACTCCACCACTGTGGCATACATCAACGCTATTGGGGGCACAAAATCCCCACGTTGTAACCAAATTAAGTATGACGTATGGGATTCCTGTGTACATAACAACACTTGGTTAACTGCAACTCACATAGTTGGAGTGGAAAATACTGAGGCTGACAAAGAGTCTCGGTTCTTCAATGACCGAACTGAATGGACCCTAAAAAGGGAGATTTTTGCTCAGATTACCACCCACTGGGGTACCCCAGAAATTGATTTATTTGCAACAAGACTTAATACACAGCTCCCCAAGTTTGTCTCATGGAAGCCTGACCCAGCCTCATGTTTTGAGGATGCATTTACAATTAGCTggaaatccttgtatttttatGCCTTTCCCCCTTTTTGCCAAATTCACAGATGCCTGCAAAAGATTTTGGAGGAACAAGTACCTCAGGAATCATGA